In the genome of Bacteroidota bacterium, one region contains:
- a CDS encoding tetratricopeptide repeat protein, with protein sequence MIRKILLFSLSIIVGIIIFNNCSTSKNTMPSRTYHNLTSHYNVYFNGKEAMKSGVKKIDQSFDDNYAAILSMFKYGDESIARNVFPDMDKAIKKASKLIKIHSITAKPKRKKGKSTKKRREFYNKKEYNAWVDDAYLLMGKAHFYKHDFYSGIESFNYLVKEYSEEEIKYDALLWLARSYNEMEKYEEAREILNLLEGDRKFPKNLEGELFSIFADYYLKQENYQDAIPKLKKTIENTRKKTLKIRYTFILGQIYEELEIFKRASEQYKIVIDKNIEYELTFNAKIRLATSYDGGGSGKELLKDLNKMLKDDKNIEYQDQIYYALGNIAFKQEKYKEAVELYKMSAWKSVGNYDQMSMSYLATADIYFFIPNYKKAQVYYDSCVSFLSEEYQDYDLISKKSKNLNKLVENINIVELEDSLQYVANLPESERNGLIDKIIEKVKEEEKKLKELQRQQQMNTQLFKQNQRDPRNRNITGSGWYFYNPTAMSFGQTEFSRLWGKRKLEDNWRRANKSIVSFEDEFADSEEGEGEDGEGKKKKIDNKSREYYMRGLPLNDSLITISDTKIMEAMFKIGEIYKDDFSDYGLSIGAFKNLNSRFPENLYLLATFYNLYKLELLLNENENAAKYKNIIITDYPDSKYAQMLTNPNYLKEMSEKEKQVDYLYTETYNDFLSKNYVKVISNSTKAETEYSESTLMPKFLFVKALSIGETQDKESFKTSLEYLISKFPKSEVAEPANNILTIMNDGNSEFSENENTFSNSSETVENEKPTNEEEIYNFDEKSDHYYICIIDNSVVDVNRLKFNISNFNIDFFSMIELNVKSVILDGNLEMITVKSLKNKKNVMSYFKTIDQNTDVFKDMNKSNVRHFVLSSENFPVFYKDKDISKYLKYFSKHYSE encoded by the coding sequence ACATCACATTATAATGTTTATTTTAATGGCAAAGAAGCCATGAAATCAGGAGTCAAAAAAATTGACCAATCGTTTGACGACAATTATGCAGCCATTTTATCAATGTTCAAGTATGGAGATGAGTCTATAGCCAGAAATGTTTTTCCAGATATGGATAAAGCCATTAAGAAAGCCTCAAAACTTATTAAGATTCATTCAATTACAGCAAAACCAAAACGAAAAAAAGGGAAAAGCACAAAAAAAAGAAGAGAATTTTACAACAAAAAAGAATACAATGCCTGGGTTGACGATGCGTATTTGCTCATGGGAAAAGCCCATTTTTATAAGCACGATTTTTATTCAGGAATAGAATCTTTCAATTATTTAGTAAAAGAATATAGCGAAGAAGAAATAAAATATGATGCTTTACTATGGTTGGCTCGTTCGTACAACGAAATGGAAAAATACGAAGAAGCACGAGAAATATTGAATTTGCTTGAGGGCGACCGAAAATTCCCGAAAAATCTTGAAGGAGAACTTTTTTCAATTTTTGCAGATTACTATTTGAAGCAGGAAAACTATCAGGATGCAATTCCCAAACTAAAAAAGACAATTGAGAATACTCGCAAGAAAACTCTGAAAATCAGATATACTTTCATTCTTGGGCAAATTTATGAAGAGTTGGAAATTTTCAAAAGAGCAAGCGAACAATACAAAATCGTAATCGACAAAAATATTGAATACGAACTTACATTCAATGCAAAAATTCGCCTCGCAACTTCCTACGATGGCGGTGGAAGCGGCAAAGAGCTGTTGAAAGATCTGAACAAAATGCTAAAAGACGATAAAAATATTGAATATCAAGATCAGATATATTATGCTCTCGGCAACATTGCTTTTAAGCAAGAAAAATATAAAGAAGCTGTAGAATTATATAAAATGTCGGCTTGGAAAAGTGTTGGAAATTACGACCAAATGTCGATGTCGTATTTGGCAACTGCCGATATTTACTTCTTTATTCCCAACTACAAAAAGGCACAAGTTTACTATGATAGTTGTGTTAGTTTTCTTAGCGAAGAATACCAGGATTACGATTTGATTAGCAAAAAATCGAAAAACTTAAACAAATTAGTTGAAAATATAAATATAGTCGAACTAGAAGATAGCTTACAATATGTTGCAAATTTGCCAGAATCAGAACGTAACGGTCTGATTGATAAGATTATCGAAAAAGTTAAAGAAGAAGAAAAGAAACTAAAAGAGCTTCAGCGCCAGCAACAAATGAACACCCAGCTTTTTAAGCAAAACCAGCGCGATCCGAGAAATAGAAACATTACTGGAAGTGGTTGGTATTTCTACAATCCTACAGCCATGAGTTTTGGGCAAACAGAATTTTCGCGACTTTGGGGAAAACGAAAACTTGAAGATAATTGGCGGCGTGCAAATAAATCGATTGTAAGTTTTGAGGACGAATTTGCTGATAGTGAAGAAGGTGAAGGTGAAGATGGCGAAGGGAAAAAGAAAAAAATAGATAATAAAAGTCGTGAATATTACATGCGAGGTCTGCCCCTAAACGATTCCCTAATAACAATTTCAGACACAAAAATAATGGAAGCAATGTTCAAAATTGGAGAAATCTACAAAGACGATTTTTCTGATTACGGACTCTCTATTGGTGCATTCAAAAACCTGAATAGCAGATTTCCGGAAAATTTATATTTGCTCGCTACTTTTTATAATCTATATAAACTTGAGCTTTTGCTAAACGAAAACGAAAATGCTGCAAAATATAAAAACATAATAATAACAGATTATCCTGATAGTAAATATGCTCAAATGCTCACAAATCCGAACTATTTGAAAGAAATGTCGGAAAAAGAAAAGCAAGTAGATTATTTATATACAGAAACTTACAATGACTTTTTATCTAAAAACTACGTAAAGGTTATTTCAAATTCTACAAAAGCCGAGACTGAATATTCAGAAAGTACTTTGATGCCAAAATTTTTATTTGTCAAAGCTCTGTCAATTGGAGAAACTCAAGATAAAGAATCGTTCAAAACCAGTCTTGAATATTTGATTTCTAAATTCCCGAAAAGTGAAGTTGCTGAACCGGCAAACAATATTCTTACTATTATGAACGATGGGAATTCGGAATTTTCTGAGAATGAAAATACATTTTCAAATTCTTCTGAAACTGTTGAAAACGAAAAACCAACAAATGAAGAAGAAATTTACAATTTTGATGAAAAATCTGATCACTACTATATTTGCATTATCGACAATTCAGTTGTAGATGTAAACAGACTGAAGTTTAATATTTCTAATTTCAATATCGACTTTTTTAGCATGATTGAATTAAATGTTAAAAGTGTGATTTTAGATGGGAATTTGGAAATGATAACAGTTAAAAGCCTAAAAAACAAAAAAAATGTAATGAGTTATTTCAAAACTATCGATCAAAATACAGATGTTTTCAAGGATATGAATAAATCGAATGTTCGTCATTTTGTCCTATCATCAGAAAATTTCCCCGTTTTTTATAAAGACAAAGACATTAGTAAATATTTGAAATATTTCTCTAAGCATTATTCTGAGTAG
- a CDS encoding PIN domain protein, which yields MKVYLDNCCFNRPFDDQSQIRIQLEAHAKLYVQDQIKKGKIELVWSYILDYENSFNLFEERKNLIQKWEIEAKQYIVENAQILEIANNLSNIGLKSKDALHVACAVESNCDYSLTTDDKILKKLLNYSKIKVVNPLTFIANLND from the coding sequence ATGAAAGTTTATCTTGATAACTGTTGTTTCAATCGTCCTTTCGATGATCAAAGTCAGATTAGGATACAACTTGAAGCACATGCAAAACTTTACGTTCAGGATCAAATTAAAAAAGGTAAAATTGAGCTGGTTTGGTCATATATTCTTGACTATGAAAACTCATTCAATCTGTTTGAAGAACGAAAGAATCTAATTCAAAAATGGGAAATTGAAGCAAAACAATACATTGTTGAAAATGCACAAATATTAGAAATAGCCAATAATCTTTCTAATATTGGATTAAAAAGCAAAGATGCTTTACATGTTGCCTGTGCAGTGGAAAGTAATTGTGACTATTCCCTTACAACTGATGACAAAATTCTAAAAAAATTATTAAATTACTCCAAAATTAAAGTAGTAAACCCGCTAACATTTATAGCAAACTTAAACGATTAA